In the genome of Corynebacterium glucuronolyticum DSM 44120, the window GACTGGACGCCTTATTGGGAACCTCACCGGACTGATGGCCACGCTCAAGGCGCAGCCACTTGCTTACAACCGTGACTTGCAGGAAGACAAGGAGCCGATCGTTGACTCTGTGTCCCAGCTGCATCTTTTGCTACCGGCGATGACGGGCCTCGTTTCCACGTTGACCTTCCACGAGGAGCGAATGCGAGAGCTCGCCCCGCGTGGCTACACGCTGGCTACCGACCTGGCTGAGTGGATGGTCCGGCAAGGGGTGCCCTTCCGTGAAGCGCACGAGGCTTCCGGTGAGTGTGTCCGCCTTGCTGAGGCGCACGGTGTCGACCTTATCGATCTCACTGACGAAGAGCTGGCATCAGCCGATCCCCGTCTGACCCCAGAGGTTCGCTCGGTACTCACTGTGGAAGGTGCGGTACAGTCCCGTCGAGGCTATGGCGGCACGGCACCAGAGCGAGTGGCTGAGCAGCGTCAGCGCGTAGAAGCCATCACAGCAGAACTGAGAGAATGGGCATCCCACAGTCCCGGCAACGATAACTAAAAGGCAGTTTCAGCATCTGGATAAAGCCACGGGTTTCCCGGTGGCGTATCGGTGACTCCGGAAGCCGAAACACAGGTGAATTAAATGGCTGGCCGCCATCGGTGCGCAGTACTCATGCCAAGGGCAAAACGGCGCTGTGCAGTCCGATGGCGGCTCATCTGTTCGCGCCCCGCAAACGATCTTGCAGGCACCTGCGGGCAAAACCTCGGTGGCGATCTCACAGCTGAACAGCGCACAGCCTAAAGTACTGCCTAAACATGGCTGTGAACGGATAATCCTCTAGGGCAGTGAAGAGGGAGTAGCGGTACAACGGGGGCATCGACAAGCTAAAATCAAGGACTATACCTTGACTTTCCGGAGGTCTGCCGGGGGCGAGAGGGTACAGCAAACGTGCGCGGGGGAAGTATGTACAATCACAGCTTATGAGTATTGATCCCAAGCTATTGGATGTAGTGGTGTGCCCGAAAGACAAAGGTCCACTTCGATATCTGGAGGACGAGCAACTGCTGGTTAACGAACGGCTGGGGATCGCCTATCGCATCGAGGATTCCATCCCCGTGCTGCTTGAATCGGAAGCGCAGCCGTACCCAGCATCAGGGACTGCGGCTGCGGACGCGAACTAAGGCGCAGGCGCGGAGATCTCTGCAAGGAGCACTGGAACAGCGAGTGGCGAACATGGCACCGTGGAGAGTTAATAAAACAGGAGAACCAAGAGTGC includes:
- a CDS encoding Trm112 family protein, producing MSIDPKLLDVVVCPKDKGPLRYLEDEQLLVNERLGIAYRIEDSIPVLLESEAQPYPASGTAAADAN